A window from Onychostoma macrolepis isolate SWU-2019 chromosome 07, ASM1243209v1, whole genome shotgun sequence encodes these proteins:
- the si:ch211-216p19.6 gene encoding E3 ubiquitin-protein ligase TRIM39 isoform X1 gives MQIFTVIPIKLFYLIFYSPYQNQFDRFNLFKKEGQVEISCVFAQSFGCFFLSLAMASSISSQVEQYLCSICQDFFTDPVTIPCGHNFCIECITQHWDSSMGTQCPLCKKNFHLRPDLGINREFRELIEGLKRGESPVQPGAVPCDACTKIKRGALKSCLHCEGSFCKTHLEPHNTVAKLKKHKLINPVENLDDYICPKHEKPLELFCRDDQKCVCLSCMTKDHKTHNTVPVEKESEERKSQLGRRQAEVNLMIQSRMKKTEEIKCSVQLSKQSSEKEKADIVKLFTDLMDSIERCQSELLEVIEQKQKAAENQAMQLIKELEQEIAELKRRNSELEQLSHTEDHLHLLQIYPSLCSPLDTKIWAGIHTDTHLKEDAVRRALTKHQDFLSSAMVKITGNELKRIENFTVNVTMDPETAHPKLFLSEDDKQAGYGETRQIVPDTPWRFDTCPSVLGKEGFSSGKFYFEVQVKGKTEWDVGVATETVNRKGIITLSPRNGLWTLWLRNGSEFKACDCLSVSLCLKVKPQKVGVYVDYEEGLVSFYDVESRSHIYSFTGQAFTERLYPYFSPGFTQGDKNSAPLIISPVGKNKCILANYNHL, from the exons ATGCAAATCTTTACTGTAATaccaattaaattattttatttgatattttacagCCCATATCAAAACCAGTTTGACAGGTTCAATTTGTTTAAAAAGGAGGGGCAAGTAGAGATATCTTGTGTGTTTGCACAATCATttggttgtttttttctctctctagcGATGGCTTCTTCCATCAGTTCCCAGGTTGAACAGTACCTGTGTTCAATATGTCAGGATTTCTTCACTGACCCAGTAACCATTCCGTGTGGACACAACTTCTGCATAGAATGCATCACTCAACACTGGGACAGCAGTATGGGCACGCAATGTCCCCTTTGCAAGAAGAACTTTCACTTGAGACCAGATCTTGGCATCAACAGAGAATTCAGAGAGCTCATTGAAGGACTGAAGAGGGGAGAAAGTCCTGTCCAACCTGGTGCAGTACCATGTGATGCctgtacaaaaataaagagaggAGCTTTGAAGTCTTGCCTGCATTGTGAAGGATCTTTCTGTAAAACTCACCTAGAGCCTCATAACACTGTAGCAAAACTGAAGAAACACAAACTTATCAACCCTGTGGAGAATCTGGATGATTATATATGTCCGAAGCATGAGAAGCCGCTGGAGCTGTTCTGCAGAGATGATCAGAAGTGTGTGTGCCTGTCGTGTATGACCAAAGACCACAAAACCCACAACACTGTTCCTGTAGAGAAGGAGAGTGAAGAACGGAAG TCTCAGTTAGGGAGAAGACAAGCCGAGGTTAATTTGATGATTCAGAGCAGAATGAAGAAAACTGAAGAAATCAAATGCTCGGTACAGCTGAGCAAG CAAagttcagaaaaagaaaaagcagacATTGTCAAGCTGTTCACTGATCTGATGGACTCCATTGAGAGATGTCAGTCTGAGCTGCTGGAGGTGATCGAGCAGAAGCAGAAAGCAGCAGAGAATCAGGCCATGCAGCTGATTAAAGAGCTGGAGCAGGAAATCGCTGAACTCAAGAGGAGAAACAGTGAGCTGGAGCAGCTCTCACACACTGAGGATCACCTGCACCTCCTACAG ATTTATCCGTCCCTGTGCAGCCCTTTAGACACCAAGATCTGGGCTGGGATCCATACTGACACTCATCTGAAAGAGGACGCTGTGAGGAGAGCCCTGACAAAGCATCAAGATTTTCTCAGTAGTGCAATGGTGAAGATTACAGGAAATG AGCTGAAGAGGATTGAGAATTTTACAG TGAATGTGACTATGGATCCTGAAACAGCTCATCCTAAACTCTTCTTGTCCGAGGATGACAAACAAGCTGGATATGGAGAAACACGACAGATTGTCCCAGACACTCCGTGGAGGTTTGATACATGTCCCAGCGTCCTGGGGAAGGAGGGATTCTCCTCTGGGAAATTTTATTTCGAGGTGCAGGTGAAAGGGAAAACTGAGTGGGATGTAGGTGTGGCGACGGAGACTGTTAACAGGAAGGGAATAATTACTCTGAGTCCAAGGAATGGACTCTGGACTCTGTGGTTGAGGAATGGAAGTGAGTTTAAGGCCtgtgactgtctgtctgtctctctctgtctaaaAGTCAAGCCCCAGAAGGTGGGTGTATATGTAGACTATGAGGAAGGTCTGGTCTCATTTTATGATGTGGAGTCCAGGTCTCATATCTACTCTTTCACTGGTCAGGCTTTCACCGAAAGACTCTATCCATATTTCAGCCCAGGCTTTACTCAAGGAGATAAAAATTCAGCCCCACTGATCATTTCACCTGTCGGAAAGAATAAGTGTATTTTAGCCAACTATAACCATttgtaa
- the si:ch211-216p19.6 gene encoding E3 ubiquitin-protein ligase TRIM39 isoform X2: MASSISSQVEQYLCSICQDFFTDPVTIPCGHNFCIECITQHWDSSMGTQCPLCKKNFHLRPDLGINREFRELIEGLKRGESPVQPGAVPCDACTKIKRGALKSCLHCEGSFCKTHLEPHNTVAKLKKHKLINPVENLDDYICPKHEKPLELFCRDDQKCVCLSCMTKDHKTHNTVPVEKESEERKSQLGRRQAEVNLMIQSRMKKTEEIKCSVQLSKQSSEKEKADIVKLFTDLMDSIERCQSELLEVIEQKQKAAENQAMQLIKELEQEIAELKRRNSELEQLSHTEDHLHLLQIYPSLCSPLDTKIWAGIHTDTHLKEDAVRRALTKHQDFLSSAMVKITGNELKRIENFTVNVTMDPETAHPKLFLSEDDKQAGYGETRQIVPDTPWRFDTCPSVLGKEGFSSGKFYFEVQVKGKTEWDVGVATETVNRKGIITLSPRNGLWTLWLRNGSEFKACDCLSVSLCLKVKPQKVGVYVDYEEGLVSFYDVESRSHIYSFTGQAFTERLYPYFSPGFTQGDKNSAPLIISPVGKNKCILANYNHL; this comes from the exons ATGGCTTCTTCCATCAGTTCCCAGGTTGAACAGTACCTGTGTTCAATATGTCAGGATTTCTTCACTGACCCAGTAACCATTCCGTGTGGACACAACTTCTGCATAGAATGCATCACTCAACACTGGGACAGCAGTATGGGCACGCAATGTCCCCTTTGCAAGAAGAACTTTCACTTGAGACCAGATCTTGGCATCAACAGAGAATTCAGAGAGCTCATTGAAGGACTGAAGAGGGGAGAAAGTCCTGTCCAACCTGGTGCAGTACCATGTGATGCctgtacaaaaataaagagaggAGCTTTGAAGTCTTGCCTGCATTGTGAAGGATCTTTCTGTAAAACTCACCTAGAGCCTCATAACACTGTAGCAAAACTGAAGAAACACAAACTTATCAACCCTGTGGAGAATCTGGATGATTATATATGTCCGAAGCATGAGAAGCCGCTGGAGCTGTTCTGCAGAGATGATCAGAAGTGTGTGTGCCTGTCGTGTATGACCAAAGACCACAAAACCCACAACACTGTTCCTGTAGAGAAGGAGAGTGAAGAACGGAAG TCTCAGTTAGGGAGAAGACAAGCCGAGGTTAATTTGATGATTCAGAGCAGAATGAAGAAAACTGAAGAAATCAAATGCTCGGTACAGCTGAGCAAG CAAagttcagaaaaagaaaaagcagacATTGTCAAGCTGTTCACTGATCTGATGGACTCCATTGAGAGATGTCAGTCTGAGCTGCTGGAGGTGATCGAGCAGAAGCAGAAAGCAGCAGAGAATCAGGCCATGCAGCTGATTAAAGAGCTGGAGCAGGAAATCGCTGAACTCAAGAGGAGAAACAGTGAGCTGGAGCAGCTCTCACACACTGAGGATCACCTGCACCTCCTACAG ATTTATCCGTCCCTGTGCAGCCCTTTAGACACCAAGATCTGGGCTGGGATCCATACTGACACTCATCTGAAAGAGGACGCTGTGAGGAGAGCCCTGACAAAGCATCAAGATTTTCTCAGTAGTGCAATGGTGAAGATTACAGGAAATG AGCTGAAGAGGATTGAGAATTTTACAG TGAATGTGACTATGGATCCTGAAACAGCTCATCCTAAACTCTTCTTGTCCGAGGATGACAAACAAGCTGGATATGGAGAAACACGACAGATTGTCCCAGACACTCCGTGGAGGTTTGATACATGTCCCAGCGTCCTGGGGAAGGAGGGATTCTCCTCTGGGAAATTTTATTTCGAGGTGCAGGTGAAAGGGAAAACTGAGTGGGATGTAGGTGTGGCGACGGAGACTGTTAACAGGAAGGGAATAATTACTCTGAGTCCAAGGAATGGACTCTGGACTCTGTGGTTGAGGAATGGAAGTGAGTTTAAGGCCtgtgactgtctgtctgtctctctctgtctaaaAGTCAAGCCCCAGAAGGTGGGTGTATATGTAGACTATGAGGAAGGTCTGGTCTCATTTTATGATGTGGAGTCCAGGTCTCATATCTACTCTTTCACTGGTCAGGCTTTCACCGAAAGACTCTATCCATATTTCAGCCCAGGCTTTACTCAAGGAGATAAAAATTCAGCCCCACTGATCATTTCACCTGTCGGAAAGAATAAGTGTATTTTAGCCAACTATAACCATttgtaa
- the zgc:153151 gene encoding E3 ubiquitin/ISG15 ligase TRIM25, which translates to MAEPFSTPPKCRHRRGSIDLPPFMNSHSIPLQTEERKCPVCLDVFTDPITTPCGHNFCKSCLKECWDNSQDYKCPYCKETFSKRPELKSNTVLREIVQLLDKNTAQLCVSGPLSEELHCSICLDIFSDPVTTPCGHNFCKICLEMFWDNSQKCICPFCKETFNKRPDLRCNTVLREIVQLFEKNTGYKREPVMTEYSQPLETEDQEETLSKPSVTASSSCVLTENLQCLICLELSTDPTMTPYGHNFCKACLKECWESSHDNTCPCCKEDFTKRVDLRHCEHLLSQPEILMWQSSYLDSHEKVINIKQVVMLDLVEDINPKIIQKYNIALQMFCGEDQMSVYQSCTEGDHKTHNTVLVEDKSKEKKTQEMKTHTFVQQMIQDTMKIDQEIKHSEMKMSKKYKSEEKEEADNIELCTDLNYTDEKCQTQEMKTRVQQMIQDTMKIDQEIKHSEMKMSKKYKSEEKEEADNIELCTDLNYTDEKCQTQEMKTRVQQMIQDTVKIDQEIKKNEEKEKADNIELCADLNYSIVKCQMTLFEHWAKTRMQFVISAFILLYPQDVAFAVKFSNLSF; encoded by the exons ATGGCAGAACCCttctcaacaccaccaaaatgCAGACATAGAAGAGGCAGTATTGACTTGCCGCCAT TTATGAATAGCCACAGCATTCCTCTTCAGACTGAGGAACGCAAGTGTCCAGTGTGTCTGGATGTGTTCACAGATCCGATCACTACTCCATGTGGACACAACTTCTGCAAGAGCTGTCTGAAAGAATGCTGGGACAACAGTCAGGATTACAAATGCCCATATTGTAAAGAAACATTTAGCAAAAGACCTGAATTAAAGAGCAACACAGTTCTTAGAGAAATTGTGCAACTCCTTGACAAAAACACAG CCCAGTTATGCGTCAGTGGTCCATTATCTGAGGAGCTCCACTGTTCCATCTGTTTGGATATATTCAGTGATCCGGTCACCACTCCATGTGGACACAACTTCTGTAAGATCTGCCTGGAAATGTTCTGGGACAACAGTCAGAAATGCATTTGCCCATTTTGTAAAGAAACATTCAACAAACGTCCTGATCTAAGGTGCAACACGGTTCTTAGAGAGATTGTGCAACTCTTTGAGAAAAACACag GCTACAAAAGGGAACCCGTGATGACTGAATATTCACAACCATTAGAAACGGAGGACCAAGAAGAGACTCTGTCCAAACCTTCAG taaCAGCTTCTTCAAGCTGCGTCCTGACAGAAAACCTTCAGTGTTTAATTTGTCTGGAGCTGTCCACTGATCCCACGATGACCCCATATGGACATAACTTCTGTAAAGCCTGCCTGAAGGAATGCTGGGAAAGCAGTCATGATAACACATGTCCATGCTGTAAAGAAGATTTCACCAAGAGAGTGGATCTTAGACACTGTGAGCATCTGTTGTCTCAGCCTGAAATCCTGATGTGGCAGAGCTCTTACCTGGACTCTCATgagaaagtcataaacataaAGCAAGTCGTGATGCTTGACCTTGTGGAGGATATCAATCCTAAAATAATCCAGAAATATAACATAGCTCTGCAGATGTTCTGTGGAGAGGATCAGATGTCTGTGTATCAGTCCTGCACTGAGGGAGACCACAAGACTCACAACACCGTTCTTGTAGAAGACAAGAGTAAAGAGAAAAAG ACTCAGGAGATGAAGACGCACACGTTTGTGCAGCAGATGATCCAGGACACAATGAAGATAGATCAAGAAATCAAACActctgaaatgaaaatgagcaaA AAATACAAAAGTGAAGAGAAAGAGGAAGCAGACAACATTGAGCTCTGCACTGATCTGAATTACACCGATGAGAAATGTCAG ACTCAGGAGATGAAGACGCGTGTGCAGCAGATGATCCAGGACACAATGAAGATAGATCAAGAAATCAAACActctgaaatgaaaatgagcaaA AAATACAAAAGTGAAGAGAAAGAGGAAGCAGACAACATTGAGCTCTGCACTGATCTGAATTACACCGATGAGAAATGTCAG ACTCAGGAGATGAAGACGCGTGTGCAGCAGATGATTCAGGACACAGTGAAGATAGATCAAGAAATCAAA aaaaatgaagagaaagagaaagcagaCAACATTGAGCTCTGTGCTGATCTGAATTACTCCATTGTGAAATGTCAG ATGACACTTTTTGAGCACTGGGCGAAGACCAGGATGCAATTTGTCATTTCTGCTTTCATCCTCTTGTATCCACAGGATGTGGCCTTTGCTGTCAAATTCAGTAACCTTTCTTTTTAA
- the LOC131543857 gene encoding ciliated left-right organizer metallopeptidase, with amino-acid sequence MTDPQPIRIKSWVPSESLALTEWELERLMTAVNEAVSEVSSLLSVRRVQDSLLLNRDINKYCKFIWRNSSTVNHMKCGRANENYRFESCLGIIIPDEHLNACAVYPHPEHPVRTVLRPEGTGVPDTDFLLYVFTHSTDKCQAESSILAYAAHCQTDSEGRPLAGTMIICRETLSMEKYTHKHFVQTVIHELFHVLGFSKELFSRWKDCSLSSQAGIDCWSHGQVTSTDETGQVRLYSPTVIKEMQKHLNSTHTDLGAPLENKDAGPDGLSSHWEARVLQGSIMAALLVEPSLIRIDPITLAALQDTGWYSVNLSRAQSLVWGEGEGHQFGSVSTCRNSSAFFCTDSGLGCHYLHLHKGECLTDQYLDGCHIFKPLANASECWKEENERSGMNWSGEIYGSDSRCFISNLTRPNNVTASAPVAGHCYRRRCTGINKYQIQVMDSDWLDCPAGKRIEVSGYQGFIFCPDNRICIYSDLAPPTSRQKADDLLNVGTSIESSDDVMEKDRSTPHPSLMRRSSVTVSEAAVLSIMAAFSLLSTGVLIYRKCLSARVRVHASSEPSYRPQTPPTQCIRRNR; translated from the exons ATGACGGATccacaaccaatcagaatcaagagCTGGGTCCCCTCAGAAAGCCTGGCCCTCACAGAATGGGAGCTAGAGAGACTAATGACTGCAGTCAATGAGGCTGTGAGCGAAGTATCCAGTTTACTGTCAG TGAGGCGAGTTCAAGACAGTCTGCTGCTGAACAGAGACATAAACAAATACTGCAAATTCATCTGGAGAAACAGCAGCACTGTTAACCACATGAA ATGTGGCAGAGCCAATGAGAACTACAGATTTGAGAGCTGCCTTGGCATAATT ATCCCAGATGAGCACCTGAATGCCTGTGCTGTTTATCCACATCCTGAGCATCCAGTCCGGACAGTGCTGAGGCCAGAGGGGACAGGAGTTCCTGACACTGACTTCCTGCTGTATGTGTTCACTCACAGCACAGATAAATGTCAAGCAGAG TCTAGTATACTGGCTTATGCTGCTCACTGTCAGACAGATTCAGAGGGGCGTCCTCTGGCTGGGACTATGATCATCTGTAGAGAGACTCTCAGTAtggaaaaatacacacacaagcattTTGTGCAG ACAGTGATCCATGAGCTGTTCCACGTGTTGGGCTTCAGTAAAGAGCTCTTCAGCCGATGGAAGGATTGTTCTCTCTCCTCTCAGG CTGGCATAGACTGCTGGTCTCATGGTCAGGTGACCAGCACAGATGAGACGGGCCAGGTTAGACTGTATTCTCCTACTGtgatcaaagaaatgcagaAACACCTCAACTCTACCCACACTGACCTTGGAGCTCCGTTAGAGAACAAG GATGCTGGTCCAGATGGTCTCTCGTCACACTGGGAGGCTCGTGTGCTTCAGGGTTCCATTATGGCAGCTTTACTGGTGGAGCCATCACTGATTCGGATCGATCCCATCACACTCGCTGCCCTCCAGGACACGGGCTGGTATTCAGTGAACCTCAGTCGAGCTCAGAGCTTGGTGTGGGGAGAAG GTGAAGGCCATCAGTTTGGGTCTGTCTCTACCTGTCGCAATTCTTCTGCTTTCTTTTGTACAGACAG TGGACTGGGTTGTCATTACCTTCACCTCCACAAGGGGGAGTGTCTCACTGATCAGTACCTGGATGGCTGCCACATTTTCAAACCCCTGGCTAATGCT AGCGAGTGCTGGAAAGAGGAGAATGAGAGGAGTGGAATGAATTGGAGTGGAGAGATATATGGCTCAGACAGCCGCTGTTTCATATCCAACCTCACCAGACCG AATAACGTGACCGCTAGTGCACCAGTGGCAGGTCATTGTTACAGACGCAGGTGCACTGGAATAAACAAATATCAAATTCAGgtgatggattctgattggttggaTTGTCCAGCAGGAAAGCGCATTGAG GTGTCTGGTTATCAGGGTTTCATTTTCTGTCCAGACAACAGAATATGTATATATTCTGATTTAGCTCCTCCTACATCAAGACAAAAGGCAGATGACCTTCTAAACGTTGGCACATCCATTGAGAG TAGTGATGATGTGATGGAGAAAGACAGGTCCACTCCTCATCCCAGCCTCATGCGTCGCTCCTCTGTCACAGTGTCTGAGGCAGCAGTGCTGAGCATCATGGCTGCTTTCTCTCTACTGTCTACTGGAGTGCTCATCTACAGGAAGTGTTTATCAGCCAGGGTCAGAGTACATGCTTCCAGTGAGCCTTCATACAGGCCACAGACGCCTCCCACCCAATGCATCAGAAGAAACCGATAG